The DNA region GAGACGCGAGGTTCCATCGTAGACGCGGACTCGAACACGTAGCGAGGGTGTCCCGCCATTGTCGGCGCAACAGCCGTCGTCCCTGTAATCAGTGACGTCGTGTCGGGGTGATGCGTTCCCCCGAACTCGGTCGCATATGCCGAGGGGCGGCCGGAAATTGTGGGTCGCCCCAGGTCATCAAGGCCCTGACGACTGATGACGCGTCAGCGGCGCGTCATCCGAAGTCGGGGAAAAAATCTTCAACTCACGTTCCGCCGACTCCGCCGAGTCCGAAGCGTGAATCAGGTTTTCCCGCACAACCGTGCCGAAGTCCCCCCGAATGGAGCCCGGTGCGGCTGCAATCGGGTCCGTGGGGCCCGCGAGTGCCCGTACGCCCTCGATGACGCGCTCGCCCTCGACGACCATCGCCACTGACGGGCCGGACGCCATGAACTCCATCAGCGGCTCGTAGAAGGGCTTTCCGACGTGCTCCGCGTAGTGCTGCTCGAGCGTCGAGCGGTCCAGCGTGCGCAACTCCATTGCTTTCACTGCCCAGTCCGCCTTGCTCTCGATGCGGCGGGTGATCTCACCGATCAGGCCGCGGCGTACGGCGTCGGGCTTCAGCAGTACCAGGGTGCGCTCGCTCATGGTGGGGGCTCCTCGGGGATGGATGTATCGCGGCACCGGACACACGTCATGGACGTTCCGGTTCCGGATGTGGCCGGTTAAGGATGCCCAGAGGCTACACGTGCGCGAGCGCTCATGGTCACGCAGTGTCAGGCTCGGTCTCCAGGCGGGCACGCTCGGCCTTCGCCGCGTCCACCTTCCGTCCGAAGTGGACGGACGCCCACCACAGCCCGGTGAAGCACACACCCAGGAAGTACATGGCAGGGACGACCAACCCCGAGGCGACGAGCGCCAGTTGGAGGGCCCAGCCCAGCGTGACGCCGCCCTTGTGGGAGAGCGCGCCGCACAGCAG from Streptomyces marispadix includes:
- the ndk gene encoding nucleoside-diphosphate kinase, whose amino-acid sequence is MSERTLVLLKPDAVRRGLIGEITRRIESKADWAVKAMELRTLDRSTLEQHYAEHVGKPFYEPLMEFMASGPSVAMVVEGERVIEGVRALAGPTDPIAAAPGSIRGDFGTVVRENLIHASDSAESAERELKIFSPTSDDAPLTRHQSSGP
- a CDS encoding DUF4233 domain-containing protein, with amino-acid sequence MRTLCASTLIGEFFVIGFAGLVAMRTSGLPAGTVWTVCGVAMALCVLLCGALSHKGGVTLGWALQLALVASGLVVPAMYFLGVCFTGLWWASVHFGRKVDAAKAERARLETEPDTA